A part of Haloarchaeobius sp. HME9146 genomic DNA contains:
- the purM gene encoding phosphoribosylformylglycinamidine cyclo-ligase, whose amino-acid sequence MTEDEDELTYADAGVDIEESEAATAALLNAVGNVVDTEYAGLLDIGDQYLGLATDGVGTKLLVAEALGDYSTVGIDCMAMNANDLVAAGVKPVAFVDYLAVDEPTEEFAEQVGEGLAEAAERADVALLGGETAVMPEVVSGLDLAGTCAGLAKKGAVFDGEAQVGDKLVAWPSSGIHSNGLTLARKAVQREYDYEDPFPAAEDDRTIGEELLEPTRIYTDLLDPMHEHGVHAAAHVTGGGWTNLLRMGEFEYDIEDPFGAQAIFGLVQDLGNVSPEEMYRTFNMGTGFVAAVPADEAEALADATEDGKVIGEVTEGASVEIRGLSLD is encoded by the coding sequence ATGACCGAGGACGAGGACGAACTCACCTACGCCGACGCCGGCGTGGACATCGAGGAGAGCGAGGCGGCGACGGCCGCGCTACTGAACGCGGTCGGCAACGTCGTCGACACCGAGTACGCGGGGCTGCTGGACATCGGCGACCAGTACCTGGGGCTGGCGACCGACGGGGTCGGGACGAAACTGCTCGTCGCCGAAGCACTGGGCGACTACTCCACCGTGGGCATCGACTGCATGGCGATGAACGCGAACGACCTCGTCGCGGCGGGCGTCAAGCCGGTCGCGTTCGTGGACTACCTCGCGGTCGACGAACCCACCGAGGAGTTCGCGGAGCAGGTCGGTGAGGGGCTCGCCGAAGCGGCCGAACGCGCCGACGTGGCGCTCCTGGGCGGCGAGACCGCAGTCATGCCCGAGGTCGTCTCCGGGCTCGACCTCGCGGGCACCTGCGCGGGACTGGCGAAGAAAGGAGCCGTCTTCGACGGCGAGGCACAGGTCGGCGACAAGCTCGTCGCGTGGCCGTCCTCGGGGATTCACTCGAACGGGCTCACCCTCGCGCGCAAGGCGGTCCAGCGCGAGTACGATTACGAGGACCCCTTCCCGGCCGCCGAGGACGACCGCACCATCGGTGAGGAGCTGCTGGAGCCGACCCGCATCTACACGGACCTGCTCGACCCGATGCACGAACACGGCGTCCACGCGGCCGCCCACGTCACCGGCGGCGGCTGGACGAACCTCCTCCGGATGGGCGAGTTCGAGTACGATATCGAGGACCCCTTCGGCGCTCAGGCGATTTTCGGCCTCGTGCAGGACCTCGGAAACGTCTCCCCCGAGGAGATGTACCGGACCTTCAATATGGGTACCGGCTTCGTGGCTGCTGTTCCCGCAGACGAGGCCGAGGCGCTGGCGGACGCGACCGAGGACGGGAAGGTCATCGGCGAGGTCACGGAAGGCGCGAGCGTCGAGATCCGCGGCCTCTCGCTGGACTAG
- a CDS encoding winged helix-turn-helix domain-containing protein, translating to MEKALWYLLVGTRGGTNRVRIIRALSERPRNANQLSEHLEVDYNTIRHHLDMLLDHNVVEKGGDDYGALYFLTDQFEHHREAFEEIIQHME from the coding sequence ATGGAGAAGGCGCTGTGGTACCTGCTGGTGGGCACGCGCGGCGGCACGAACCGCGTCCGTATCATCCGGGCGCTCTCGGAGCGGCCGCGAAACGCCAATCAGCTCTCCGAGCACCTCGAGGTGGACTACAACACGATTCGACACCACCTCGACATGCTGCTCGACCACAACGTCGTGGAGAAAGGCGGCGACGACTACGGCGCGCTGTACTTCCTCACGGACCAGTTCGAACACCACCGGGAGGCGTTCGAGGAGATAATCCAACACATGGAGTAA
- a CDS encoding acyl-CoA thioesterase, whose protein sequence is MPSLMDTYIENRSLVNPNDANILGSAHGGNVMKWMDEVGAMSAMRFAGETCVTARMDQTNFRRPIPQGDAALIRAYVYDSGRTSVKVRVRVYREDIRSNETQLTTESYMVFVAIDENGEPVEVPELTIESDRGHELYDAAVNGKED, encoded by the coding sequence ATGCCGAGCCTGATGGACACCTACATCGAGAACCGGTCCCTCGTCAACCCGAACGACGCGAACATCCTCGGGTCGGCCCACGGGGGCAACGTGATGAAGTGGATGGACGAGGTGGGTGCGATGTCCGCGATGCGCTTCGCCGGCGAGACCTGCGTCACGGCCCGGATGGACCAGACCAACTTCCGGCGGCCGATTCCCCAGGGCGATGCCGCGCTCATCCGTGCCTACGTCTACGATTCGGGTCGGACCAGCGTGAAGGTCCGCGTCCGGGTGTACCGCGAGGACATCCGGTCGAACGAGACGCAGCTCACGACGGAGTCGTACATGGTGTTCGTCGCCATCGACGAGAACGGCGAGCCGGTCGAGGTTCCCGAGTTGACCATCGAGTCCGACCGCGGGCACGAGCTGTACGACGCGGCCGTCAACGGGAAAGAGGACTAG
- a CDS encoding CBS domain-containing protein: MELPTPTDLRERRKGLDLTQSELADAADVSQPLIARIEGGDVDPRLSTLRRIVEALNEAEGEIKRAEDVMHEELEFVRMDDSVGRAIDIMGEQGYSQLPVVDERGTPVGLISNSDIRLHREDRDIEELPVAEVMNESYSTVGRDATLDSIDNLLELHDAVIVKEEGEMVGIITEADIATHLS, from the coding sequence ATGGAACTTCCCACCCCGACTGACCTCCGGGAACGACGGAAAGGGCTGGACCTCACGCAGAGCGAACTCGCCGACGCGGCGGACGTCTCACAGCCGCTCATCGCCCGAATCGAGGGTGGCGACGTCGACCCCCGGCTCTCGACGTTGCGACGCATCGTCGAGGCGCTGAACGAGGCCGAGGGCGAGATCAAGCGCGCCGAGGACGTGATGCACGAGGAACTGGAGTTCGTCCGCATGGACGACAGCGTCGGGCGCGCCATCGACATCATGGGCGAGCAGGGCTACTCCCAGCTCCCGGTCGTCGACGAGCGCGGCACCCCCGTCGGTCTCATCTCGAACAGCGACATCCGGCTCCACCGCGAGGACCGCGACATCGAGGAGCTGCCGGTCGCCGAGGTCATGAACGAGAGCTACAGTACGGTCGGGCGGGACGCGACCCTCGACAGCATCGACAACCTGCTCGAACTCCACGACGCCGTCATCGTCAAGGAGGAGGGCGAGATGGTCGGCATCATCACCGAGGCCGACATCGCGACGCACCTGTCCTGA
- the psmB gene encoding archaeal proteasome endopeptidase complex subunit beta, which produces MRTPRADDPQIPDALSLEPVDPYEPQVGSLPRSEYSAEQMENVTKTGTTTVGLTTDEGVVIATDMRASLGGMFVANKDVQKVEQIHPTAALTLVGSVGGAQSFIRSLRAEVNLYEARRGEEMSMQALSTLAGNFARGGPFFAINPILGGVDDDGHHVYSIDPAGGVMRDEYTVTGSGMMVAHGLLEQEYESGLSNEEAKTVAARAVRSAAERDTGSGNGVFLAEVTGEGVDIRGHKDFDEVC; this is translated from the coding sequence ATGCGAACGCCACGCGCCGACGACCCCCAGATTCCGGACGCACTCTCCCTCGAACCGGTCGACCCCTACGAACCACAGGTCGGGTCGCTCCCCCGGAGCGAGTACAGCGCGGAGCAGATGGAGAACGTCACCAAGACCGGGACGACCACCGTCGGCCTCACCACCGACGAGGGCGTCGTCATCGCGACCGACATGCGCGCCTCCCTCGGCGGGATGTTCGTCGCGAACAAGGACGTCCAGAAGGTCGAGCAGATCCACCCGACGGCCGCGCTCACCCTGGTCGGGAGCGTCGGCGGGGCCCAGTCGTTCATCCGGTCGCTTCGCGCCGAAGTGAACCTCTACGAGGCCCGCCGCGGGGAGGAGATGTCGATGCAGGCGCTCTCGACGCTCGCCGGGAACTTCGCCCGCGGCGGCCCGTTCTTCGCCATCAACCCCATCCTCGGTGGGGTCGACGACGACGGGCACCACGTCTACTCCATCGACCCGGCCGGCGGTGTCATGCGTGACGAGTACACCGTTACCGGCTCCGGGATGATGGTCGCTCACGGACTGCTCGAACAGGAGTACGAGTCCGGGCTGTCGAACGAGGAGGCCAAAACCGTCGCGGCGCGTGCGGTCCGGTCGGCCGCCGAACGCGACACCGGCTCCGGCAACGGCGTGTTCCTCGCCGAGGTGACCGGTGAGGGAGTCGACATTCGTGGACACAAGGACTTCGACGAGGTCTGTTGA
- a CDS encoding metalloprotease, with protein sequence MVQFRFADGELKDLGIAWVALSVAFGILIIGPSAITRIDPTAAFRLLGFAAFTAGIGFLLHELAHKFTAMHFGYPAEFRADYNMLLLAVFSAMVGFLFAAPGAVYHPRTSKKESGLIAVAGPLTNVALVAVFFPLLAFGGTLGRVGAFGVFINAFLAGFNMIPYGPLDGRKVLNWSKPAFALTFLLCGGLGFAAFFGLLPTPF encoded by the coding sequence ATGGTCCAGTTCCGCTTCGCCGACGGCGAGTTGAAGGACCTCGGCATCGCGTGGGTGGCGCTGTCGGTCGCGTTCGGTATCCTCATCATCGGCCCGAGCGCCATCACCCGCATCGACCCGACTGCTGCGTTCCGGCTGCTCGGGTTCGCCGCGTTCACGGCCGGTATCGGCTTCCTGCTCCACGAACTCGCCCACAAGTTCACCGCGATGCACTTCGGCTACCCCGCCGAGTTCCGCGCCGACTACAACATGTTGCTGCTCGCCGTGTTCAGCGCGATGGTCGGGTTCCTGTTCGCGGCACCTGGCGCGGTGTACCACCCGCGGACGAGCAAGAAGGAGAGCGGCCTCATCGCCGTCGCCGGCCCGCTCACGAACGTCGCGTTGGTCGCGGTGTTCTTCCCACTGCTCGCGTTCGGTGGCACGCTGGGTCGGGTCGGGGCGTTCGGGGTCTTCATCAACGCCTTCCTCGCGGGGTTCAACATGATCCCGTACGGGCCCCTCGACGGGCGGAAGGTGCTCAACTGGAGCAAGCCGGCGTTCGCCCTGACGTTCCTGCTCTGTGGCGGCCTCGGGTTCGCGGCCTTCTTCGGGCTGCTCCCCACGCCGTTCTGA
- a CDS encoding molybdopterin-dependent oxidoreductase, producing MRDRTSKPSRTDLALAALAGVAAVVGSYALAGWSRQSFIVAPIDAAVVNATPDIVVRYAILWLGSAGHLLHIALAIAIAVAGLAVPSLLALALARRFDRPLLAPALTSVLVAVLLLATTGAPGPSTAGALSAAAVIGAGTLGLPAGSAGDSTHPDARADPARRRLVGVFLGTTAYAAVGSVLGGSAPRTGEATEELASKVETDQLLNDAEAESLPVANLGGLVTPIGEFYETDINSFDPSPDPEKWTLSVTGAVDQEVSLSYDELTGREPEHRFVTLRCVGESLNGHKMDNALWTGIPIADLIEEAGVSSDCGCVMAHAADGYFVQFPYAALEKGFLAYGMNGMGLPRQHGRPVRLLVPGHWGEVNVKWITELEFLDEAVDGYWEKRGWHGTGPVNTVAKLHATNELDDGSIEVAGHAYAGTRGVDRVEVSTDGGDTWTDAELSAPLPGEDVWRMWRYAFTPVGETEVVVRAVDGTGAVQPEEFSQSYPSGASGWVKKRVGG from the coding sequence ATGCGAGACCGAACATCGAAGCCGAGCCGAACCGACCTGGCCCTCGCGGCGCTGGCCGGCGTGGCCGCCGTCGTGGGGTCCTACGCCCTCGCGGGCTGGTCGCGACAGTCGTTCATCGTCGCGCCGATAGACGCCGCGGTCGTGAACGCGACCCCGGACATCGTCGTCAGGTACGCCATCCTGTGGCTCGGCTCGGCCGGGCACCTCCTGCACATCGCGCTGGCTATCGCCATCGCGGTCGCCGGCCTCGCAGTTCCGTCCCTGCTGGCGCTCGCCCTCGCACGCCGATTCGACCGTCCCCTGCTGGCACCGGCCCTCACTTCGGTCCTCGTCGCGGTCCTGCTCCTCGCGACGACCGGCGCGCCTGGCCCATCGACGGCCGGCGCGCTCTCGGCCGCCGCCGTAATCGGTGCAGGCACGCTCGGCCTTCCAGCCGGCTCTGCCGGCGACTCCACGCACCCCGATGCGCGGGCCGACCCGGCGCGCCGACGACTGGTCGGCGTGTTCCTCGGCACCACCGCATACGCCGCCGTCGGCTCGGTCCTCGGCGGCAGCGCCCCGCGGACGGGCGAGGCGACCGAGGAACTGGCCTCGAAGGTCGAGACGGACCAGTTGCTGAACGACGCCGAGGCAGAGTCACTCCCCGTGGCCAACCTCGGTGGCCTCGTCACGCCCATCGGCGAGTTCTACGAGACGGACATCAACTCGTTTGACCCCTCGCCTGACCCCGAAAAGTGGACGCTCTCGGTTACCGGCGCGGTCGACCAGGAGGTCTCGCTCAGCTACGACGAACTGACCGGGCGCGAGCCCGAACATCGGTTCGTCACGCTTCGCTGCGTCGGCGAGAGCCTGAACGGGCACAAGATGGACAACGCGCTCTGGACGGGCATCCCCATCGCCGACCTCATCGAGGAAGCGGGCGTGTCGAGCGACTGCGGCTGCGTGATGGCCCACGCGGCCGACGGCTACTTCGTCCAGTTCCCATACGCCGCCCTCGAGAAGGGCTTCCTCGCCTACGGGATGAACGGGATGGGCCTCCCGAGACAGCACGGCCGGCCCGTCCGGTTGCTCGTCCCCGGGCACTGGGGCGAGGTGAACGTGAAGTGGATCACCGAACTGGAGTTCCTCGACGAGGCGGTCGACGGCTACTGGGAGAAGCGCGGCTGGCACGGGACCGGCCCCGTGAACACGGTCGCGAAGCTCCACGCCACCAACGAACTGGACGACGGCTCCATCGAGGTCGCGGGACACGCCTACGCGGGCACCCGCGGCGTCGACCGCGTCGAGGTGTCGACCGACGGCGGCGACACCTGGACCGACGCGGAGCTGTCGGCCCCGCTCCCCGGCGAGGACGTCTGGCGCATGTGGCGCTACGCGTTCACGCCCGTGGGCGAGACCGAGGTCGTCGTGCGAGCCGTCGACGGGACCGGCGCGGTCCAGCCAGAGGAGTTCTCACAGTCGTACCCCAGCGGCGCGAGCGGCTGGGTCAAGAAGCGCGTGGGGGGATGA
- a CDS encoding laminin B domain-containing protein, giving the protein MTQQNKPRFTRRQVLAGLGTIGVASAGAGLGTTAFYSDRETLEGWLEAGRVDLRLDYRSTYKPWDRYDLHDVPLEERPPLVAGTDGMTYEIAAAPAIRNINTGEAPTHEQWGRLVTGGTDVPTACDIDDARDISDFLPEGFETENSSGDLENPGLYYPGYIDGPTGMFIDLDDIKPYDEGETTFSLHLCGNPSFLTASLGECEDEENEVIEPEYMAGEPLDQTGIWEGGELCDYLYVIISLDQDCDNLTANTILTEPDMDDWQNGASADADFDVINENVLYAGSLAGWKQILEDGFALPPSGPGGAGGDENGEANGDATAASSSQVEVLETETVFAEFVENFEGGPQINQCIGALPDECESPVVLGAIEEGMDPGFNGICYDGPIPEGTTDVVLKAGIGCYYAEVDENTTEICLVDPMMDPNQFGDISNITFFECDGNGPAPPPAGGPNGECPLPGAHCYVLEWYLPCKENDGPGRLGFTDLPVYNAIDQNGNPVEEQDDDMDGQGGESRLSFNDELRQRGFVQNDTTIGVNVTQTDSCHLTIIFEAEQCRHNMRQDIDIEGECKSDFETDADDWTALCPFDGHDAKASFNSNGLLQYSPTGGNPGGYVFVNPFNCFVRSELPTVDVQNIAPIDSAIWAVQNDPESCFLGDKSAFVGGTLAYDLRRTDFNGMDPGFTANNEVQEYDVIIEGSAGSLFYSGFTMPNDWTTHTVELIPENWSFHPVGPHALTTGSQPTIEQFVDVLSDVTALNIRLCSVFEFLQVMKNEEVSIQTPSIPQCCLDNVCLNLPTNG; this is encoded by the coding sequence ATGACGCAACAAAACAAACCACGATTTACCCGCCGGCAGGTGCTTGCGGGGCTCGGGACAATCGGTGTCGCGAGCGCGGGCGCCGGACTCGGCACGACCGCATTCTACAGTGACAGAGAAACGCTCGAGGGCTGGCTCGAAGCTGGCCGCGTCGACCTCAGACTTGACTACCGCTCGACCTACAAGCCGTGGGACCGCTACGACCTCCACGACGTGCCGCTCGAAGAGCGCCCGCCGCTCGTCGCGGGCACCGACGGCATGACCTACGAGATCGCAGCGGCACCCGCGATCCGTAATATCAACACGGGCGAGGCGCCCACGCACGAGCAGTGGGGCCGCCTGGTCACCGGCGGGACCGACGTTCCGACCGCGTGTGACATCGACGACGCGCGAGACATCTCGGACTTCCTCCCGGAGGGCTTCGAGACCGAGAACAGTTCGGGCGACCTGGAGAACCCGGGCCTGTACTACCCGGGCTACATCGACGGCCCGACGGGCATGTTCATCGACCTCGACGACATCAAGCCGTACGACGAGGGCGAGACGACGTTCAGTCTCCACCTCTGTGGCAACCCGTCGTTCCTCACTGCATCGCTTGGCGAGTGCGAGGACGAGGAGAACGAGGTCATCGAGCCGGAGTACATGGCTGGCGAACCGCTCGACCAGACGGGTATCTGGGAGGGTGGCGAGTTGTGTGACTACCTGTACGTCATCATCTCGCTCGACCAGGACTGCGACAACCTGACTGCGAACACCATCCTCACTGAGCCCGACATGGACGACTGGCAGAACGGCGCATCGGCCGATGCGGACTTCGACGTCATCAACGAGAACGTGCTCTACGCGGGTTCGCTCGCGGGATGGAAGCAGATACTCGAAGACGGCTTCGCACTGCCACCCTCGGGCCCCGGTGGGGCCGGTGGTGACGAGAACGGCGAGGCGAACGGCGACGCGACCGCGGCCTCCAGCAGCCAGGTCGAAGTACTGGAGACCGAGACGGTCTTCGCCGAGTTCGTCGAGAACTTCGAGGGCGGCCCACAGATCAACCAGTGTATCGGCGCGCTCCCGGACGAGTGTGAATCACCCGTCGTACTCGGCGCGATAGAAGAGGGCATGGACCCGGGATTCAACGGTATCTGTTACGACGGACCGATTCCAGAGGGGACGACCGATGTCGTCCTCAAGGCAGGCATCGGGTGCTACTACGCCGAGGTCGACGAGAACACCACCGAGATCTGTCTCGTCGACCCGATGATGGACCCGAACCAGTTCGGCGACATCAGCAACATCACGTTCTTCGAGTGCGATGGGAACGGTCCCGCACCGCCGCCGGCCGGTGGCCCCAACGGTGAGTGTCCGCTCCCGGGCGCACACTGCTACGTGCTGGAGTGGTACCTCCCGTGCAAGGAGAACGACGGCCCGGGCCGGCTGGGCTTTACCGACCTGCCGGTGTACAACGCCATCGACCAGAACGGCAACCCGGTCGAAGAGCAGGACGACGACATGGACGGTCAGGGTGGCGAGAGCCGCCTGAGCTTCAACGACGAACTGCGCCAGCGCGGCTTCGTCCAGAACGACACGACCATCGGTGTGAACGTCACGCAGACCGACTCGTGCCACCTGACCATCATCTTCGAGGCTGAACAGTGCCGCCACAACATGCGCCAGGACATCGACATCGAAGGCGAGTGTAAGAGCGACTTCGAGACCGACGCGGACGACTGGACCGCATTGTGTCCGTTCGATGGCCACGACGCGAAAGCGTCGTTCAACTCCAACGGGTTGCTCCAGTACAGCCCAACCGGCGGGAACCCCGGCGGCTACGTCTTCGTGAACCCGTTCAACTGCTTCGTCAGGAGTGAGTTACCGACGGTCGATGTCCAGAACATCGCGCCCATCGATAGCGCTATCTGGGCCGTCCAGAACGACCCCGAATCGTGCTTCCTCGGCGACAAGAGCGCGTTCGTCGGCGGGACGCTGGCGTACGACCTCCGGCGGACCGACTTCAACGGCATGGACCCCGGATTCACCGCGAACAACGAGGTCCAGGAGTACGACGTCATCATCGAGGGCAGTGCTGGAAGCCTGTTCTACAGCGGGTTCACGATGCCCAACGATTGGACCACGCACACGGTGGAACTGATCCCCGAGAACTGGTCGTTCCACCCGGTTGGACCCCACGCGCTGACGACCGGGTCCCAGCCGACCATCGAGCAATTCGTCGACGTCCTCAGCGACGTGACGGCACTGAACATCCGGCTCTGCTCGGTCTTCGAGTTCCTCCAGGTGATGAAGAACGAAGAAGTCAGCATCCAGACGCCGTCTATCCCGCAGTGCTGCCTGGACAACGTCTGCCTGAACCTCCCCACCAACGGGTGA
- a CDS encoding TraB/GumN family protein, which produces MSESADPPAPDPLGPPGDGDGSVTVLGTAHVSEQSVEDVRDTIAAEQPDVVAVELDEGRYNQLRGETPEDIEPRDLLKGNTVFQFIAYWMLSYVQTRLGEQFDIQPGADMLAAIEAAEEHELGVALVDRDIQVTIQRFWRRMSSKEKIQMMAGLIFGVADALVVGVTIGLMAGLFLGPLFGLASGPLFGVEAATMQGIAGGGVIGLLAGYLLWEFGLRSLTDDQAIALGAGGAVAVGGAVAISGVANPFVGSLLGTGLGLSLVGGLVGGVVAGVGFGGVLGVFMLALGYDAAPEEDYEEFDIERMTDADVVTAMMEEFRQFSPGGAQALIDERDAYIAHKLLALREQGYSVVAVVGAGHRAGIENYLENPSELPSLDSISGTDRSRRFSFLKAFAYALAIGYIAFFFLLVMAGVGNLFLLKLFAAWFLFNGVIAFTLAKLVGARWTSAAVGGAIAWLTSLNPLLAPGWFAGYMELRHDPVNVGDINTLNQILSDEESPLLDVVRRMFDVPLFRLIMVVAATNIGSTIASVLFPVAVLPWLAQGRIENVEQLMDLLLRGAQNSVDIITGVL; this is translated from the coding sequence ATGAGCGAATCTGCCGACCCGCCGGCACCGGACCCACTGGGACCGCCGGGCGACGGCGACGGGTCCGTCACCGTGCTCGGGACGGCCCACGTCTCGGAACAGTCCGTCGAGGACGTACGTGACACCATCGCGGCCGAGCAGCCGGACGTCGTTGCGGTCGAACTCGACGAGGGACGGTACAACCAGCTGCGCGGGGAGACGCCGGAGGACATCGAGCCCCGCGACCTGCTGAAGGGCAACACCGTCTTCCAGTTCATCGCGTACTGGATGCTGTCGTACGTCCAGACGCGCCTCGGCGAGCAGTTCGACATCCAGCCGGGTGCGGACATGCTCGCGGCCATCGAGGCCGCCGAGGAGCACGAACTGGGCGTCGCGCTGGTCGACCGCGACATCCAGGTGACCATCCAGCGCTTCTGGCGGCGGATGTCCAGCAAGGAGAAGATACAGATGATGGCCGGCCTCATCTTCGGGGTCGCCGACGCGCTGGTCGTCGGGGTCACCATCGGTCTCATGGCCGGGCTCTTCCTCGGCCCGCTGTTCGGGCTCGCTTCCGGGCCGCTCTTCGGCGTCGAGGCGGCCACGATGCAGGGAATCGCCGGCGGTGGGGTCATCGGACTCCTCGCGGGCTACCTGCTCTGGGAGTTCGGCCTCCGGAGTCTCACGGACGACCAGGCCATCGCACTCGGCGCTGGCGGTGCGGTCGCCGTCGGGGGTGCGGTCGCCATCTCGGGCGTCGCGAACCCGTTCGTCGGAAGCCTGCTGGGAACCGGCCTCGGGCTTTCGCTCGTCGGTGGCCTCGTCGGCGGTGTCGTCGCCGGCGTCGGCTTCGGTGGCGTTCTTGGCGTCTTCATGCTCGCGCTCGGCTACGACGCCGCGCCCGAGGAGGACTACGAGGAGTTCGACATCGAGCGCATGACCGACGCCGACGTGGTGACGGCGATGATGGAGGAGTTCCGCCAGTTCTCTCCCGGTGGCGCCCAGGCGCTCATCGACGAGCGTGACGCCTACATCGCCCACAAGCTGCTCGCGCTGCGCGAGCAGGGCTACTCCGTCGTCGCGGTCGTCGGCGCGGGCCACCGGGCCGGCATCGAGAACTACCTGGAGAACCCGTCCGAACTCCCCTCACTCGACTCCATCTCCGGCACCGACCGGTCCCGACGGTTCTCGTTTCTGAAGGCGTTCGCCTACGCGCTCGCCATCGGCTACATCGCGTTCTTCTTCCTGCTCGTGATGGCCGGCGTCGGGAACCTGTTCCTGCTGAAGCTGTTCGCGGCGTGGTTCCTGTTCAACGGCGTCATCGCGTTCACGCTGGCGAAACTCGTCGGGGCGCGCTGGACCTCCGCCGCCGTCGGTGGGGCCATCGCGTGGCTGACGAGCCTCAACCCGCTGCTCGCGCCGGGCTGGTTCGCGGGCTACATGGAGTTGCGCCACGACCCGGTCAACGTCGGCGACATCAACACGCTCAACCAGATACTTTCGGACGAGGAGAGCCCGCTGCTGGACGTGGTCCGCCGGATGTTCGACGTCCCGCTGTTCCGGCTCATCATGGTCGTCGCCGCCACCAACATCGGGAGTACCATCGCCAGCGTGCTGTTCCCGGTCGCGGTGTTGCCCTGGCTCGCCCAGGGGCGCATCGAGAACGTCGAACAGCTCATGGACCTGCTCCTGCGCGGGGCACAGAACAGCGTGGACATCATCACGGGGGTGCTCTGA
- a CDS encoding DUF555 domain-containing protein yields MSNYLVAMEAAWLVRDVSNIDDAIGVAVSEAGKRLNSEGKDYVEVNVGLTGCPACGEGFDSAYIAADTALVGLVLEMEVFNADSEEHAKRIAKSEVGGALRDVPLKVVDTIKRDEEDEDE; encoded by the coding sequence ATGAGCAATTATCTGGTTGCGATGGAAGCAGCCTGGTTGGTACGCGACGTGAGCAATATCGACGACGCAATCGGTGTCGCGGTGAGCGAGGCCGGCAAGCGCCTCAACAGCGAGGGGAAGGACTACGTCGAGGTCAACGTCGGCCTCACCGGTTGTCCCGCCTGTGGCGAGGGCTTCGACTCCGCCTACATCGCAGCCGATACGGCGCTCGTCGGGCTCGTCCTGGAGATGGAGGTGTTCAACGCCGACAGCGAGGAACACGCAAAGCGCATCGCAAAGAGCGAGGTCGGCGGCGCGCTTCGGGACGTCCCCCTGAAGGTCGTCGACACCATCAAGCGCGACGAGGAAGACGAAGACGAGTAA